A window of Prolixibacter sp. SD074 contains these coding sequences:
- a CDS encoding transporter → MYFEVNYGIVPGMQVHLLVPLNYATTPHQPAQFGYADTELGVKYCFLKETKNRPQIGVFPIVEVPTIKNNAFSDGKVKTFIPVWAQKSWNKVTTYGGVGYLINPGKNNENSLFAGWEMQYDFSNVVTMGRELYFQSADTVDSQSTTGFDLGGSVNFSPKTHLLFSLGQSLTNTSITSSYIGLLWTI, encoded by the coding sequence TTGTATTTTGAAGTTAATTACGGTATCGTTCCCGGAATGCAGGTTCATTTGCTGGTTCCGTTAAATTACGCAACCACTCCGCACCAGCCGGCACAATTTGGATATGCAGACACGGAACTGGGGGTGAAATATTGCTTCCTGAAGGAAACCAAAAACCGCCCGCAAATTGGCGTTTTCCCGATTGTAGAGGTTCCTACCATCAAGAACAATGCATTTAGCGATGGGAAAGTAAAAACGTTTATTCCGGTGTGGGCCCAGAAATCGTGGAATAAAGTGACCACATACGGAGGAGTTGGTTACCTGATTAATCCGGGCAAGAACAATGAGAATTCACTTTTCGCCGGATGGGAAATGCAATATGATTTCTCCAATGTTGTGACCATGGGCCGAGAACTGTATTTCCAATCGGCCGATACGGTCGACAGTCAATCGACGACAGGTTTTGATTTGGGAGGTTCGGTGAATTTCAGTCCGAAAACACACCTGCTCTTTTCCCTGGGACAAAGTTTAACGAACACAAGCATTACGAGCTCCTACATTGGCTTGTTGTGGACCATCTAA
- a CDS encoding rhodanese-like domain-containing protein, protein MNRRMTQGIKEVAPAEAYKKIKTGAVLLDVREIQELEEEAYDVEDLLHIPLSEFVNRISEIPRDKEVIVGCHSGIRSFQVTTYLTEQGYNNVINLMYGIDNWVDCGFPVKVRKTTK, encoded by the coding sequence ATGAACAGACGAATGACTCAAGGAATAAAAGAGGTGGCTCCCGCTGAAGCGTATAAAAAAATAAAAACCGGAGCCGTGTTGCTGGATGTGCGGGAGATACAGGAACTTGAAGAGGAAGCCTACGACGTGGAAGATTTATTGCATATTCCGTTAAGTGAATTTGTCAACCGGATCAGCGAAATTCCCCGCGATAAAGAGGTCATTGTTGGCTGCCACAGTGGCATAAGGAGTTTTCAGGTAACGACCTATCTAACAGAACAGGGATACAATAATGTCATTAACCTGATGTATGGTATCGACAATTGGGTAGATTGCGGGTTTCCGGTTAAGGTCCGGAAAACGACAAAATGA
- a CDS encoding sulfite exporter TauE/SafE family protein produces MILAYLYALLSGLLSGGALGMTGGGGSILAVPLLVYLVGQDVHLAIGTSLIAVGVTSLISSVSYMRQSLVKFRIAFLMAAPGLVSTYLGALLNKQFKGPVLLLFFALLMIFIGYLMTRKKKSQTDESAEPGRINYTRIIVLGFLTGFASGFFGVGGGFLLVPALFLGAHLKMKEAIATSLFIIFLFGSFGLASYLIQGREVNLTISAIFVIGGSLGGIIGAWYAKRLNQARLRYIFSIFIILIGIGIFAQNLLELV; encoded by the coding sequence ATGATTTTAGCGTACCTCTATGCCCTTCTTAGCGGATTATTATCGGGCGGTGCTTTGGGAATGACCGGAGGCGGTGGTTCCATACTGGCTGTGCCGTTGTTGGTATATTTGGTTGGTCAGGATGTTCACCTGGCCATCGGGACTTCACTAATTGCAGTGGGTGTCACTTCATTGATTTCTTCGGTGAGTTACATGCGACAGTCTTTGGTAAAATTTCGCATTGCCTTCCTGATGGCCGCACCGGGACTCGTCAGTACGTACCTGGGCGCACTGCTCAACAAACAATTCAAAGGGCCGGTATTGCTGCTCTTCTTCGCCCTCCTGATGATTTTCATCGGTTACCTGATGACCCGGAAGAAAAAAAGCCAAACGGACGAATCCGCTGAACCGGGAAGAATCAACTACACCCGGATTATCGTGCTGGGTTTCCTCACCGGATTTGCCAGCGGTTTTTTCGGCGTGGGCGGCGGCTTTCTCCTGGTACCTGCACTATTTCTGGGCGCACACCTCAAAATGAAAGAAGCCATTGCCACTTCCCTCTTCATCATTTTCCTGTTTGGCAGTTTTGGTTTGGCCAGCTACCTCATTCAGGGACGCGAAGTTAACCTGACGATAAGCGCGATATTTGTTATTGGAGGTTCGCTGGGCGGAATCATCGGCGCCTGGTACGCCAAACGCCTCAATCAGGCCCGGCTGCGTTACATCTTTTCCATTTTCATTATCCTTATCGGGATAGGAATTTTCGCTCAAAATCTGTTGGAACTGGTATAA
- a CDS encoding DUF1893 domain-containing protein, with the protein MEHSLIVRRGEETVFTSNGHWLHPLFELEDYLKGENIPPSKLFVHDKIAGKAAACLMVRLGITRCRVELLSERAIPVFRAHGVEFSYGELVEHIQCRTEDLITDAMSIDDAYLFLRKRAGRVQGLPVKIENLTVDIGRKSILEDLGLELGRGEQLVIHGANGTGKTTLLRTILGFVQPVQGTIRIGDINVGSNEWRQKRNMVGYVHQENVKNTFPISAEEVAAIGLSERKLSSKEITYRVEAAMRRTGSLHLAKQSYHSLSGGEKQRVSLARCLCQNARVLLFDEPTSFLDSGGKEDLLELLNELSSTEAPTMILVSHETAWLDQLNWPRKELKGGQLC; encoded by the coding sequence TTGGAACACTCACTCATCGTCAGGCGCGGAGAAGAAACGGTTTTTACCAGTAACGGACACTGGCTCCATCCGCTGTTCGAACTCGAAGACTATCTGAAAGGGGAAAACATACCACCTTCGAAACTTTTCGTGCACGATAAAATTGCGGGAAAGGCAGCAGCCTGTCTAATGGTTCGTTTGGGAATCACCCGCTGTCGCGTGGAATTGCTCAGCGAACGGGCTATCCCGGTTTTCAGGGCACACGGTGTTGAATTTTCCTACGGCGAATTGGTGGAACATATTCAGTGCCGTACCGAAGACCTGATTACCGATGCCATGAGCATCGACGATGCTTACCTTTTTCTGCGAAAGCGTGCCGGACGTGTCCAGGGTTTACCCGTAAAAATTGAGAACCTTACGGTCGATATCGGACGAAAAAGCATTCTCGAAGACCTCGGCCTGGAACTGGGACGCGGCGAACAGTTAGTGATTCACGGGGCCAACGGTACCGGCAAAACCACACTGCTGCGGACCATTCTCGGTTTTGTTCAACCCGTTCAGGGAACCATCCGCATTGGAGACATCAATGTTGGAAGCAATGAGTGGCGACAAAAGCGGAACATGGTGGGCTATGTGCATCAGGAGAATGTGAAAAATACCTTCCCGATTTCCGCCGAAGAGGTAGCAGCCATCGGACTTAGCGAACGTAAACTTTCTTCAAAAGAAATTACTTACCGGGTGGAAGCAGCCATGCGGCGAACCGGCAGTCTTCATTTAGCCAAGCAATCCTACCACAGTTTGTCCGGCGGCGAAAAACAACGAGTCTCTCTTGCTCGCTGTCTTTGTCAAAATGCGCGTGTGCTGCTCTTTGATGAACCGACGTCATTTCTCGATTCGGGCGGAAAGGAAGATTTATTGGAATTGTTAAATGAACTGAGTTCCACCGAAGCGCCAACCATGATTCTGGTTTCTCACGAAACCGCCTGGCTCGATCAGCTGAACTGGCCGCGGAAAGAGCTTAAAGGAGGACAGTTATGTTAG
- a CDS encoding metal ABC transporter permease, with translation MLEILSLAPILKGLLVLALAGFTFPVTGVYLLRMNLLPLRFMLMHGAILGGAIALAMQYNPFWTTMLVNLLMVLLMTKTSRSKQVDTGQISMFMMVISISLAFIFIYKFNVPAQDTLSLLWGSLFALSWHEVIGVMAFSGLLLAFQFRYRRKLRAVFFDREIAFSSGVNEERLYYAIILLTAITVAAAMKLIGALLLDALLLLPALIASLHAKRITC, from the coding sequence ATGTTAGAGATACTCTCCCTCGCTCCCATCCTGAAAGGTCTGCTGGTACTGGCTTTAGCCGGATTCACCTTCCCGGTAACAGGCGTTTACCTGCTGCGCATGAACCTGCTCCCATTGCGATTCATGTTGATGCATGGCGCCATTCTGGGAGGTGCTATCGCGCTGGCCATGCAATATAACCCGTTCTGGACCACGATGCTGGTCAACCTGCTGATGGTGCTGCTGATGACCAAAACCTCACGCTCCAAGCAGGTCGACACGGGGCAAATCAGCATGTTCATGATGGTCATCTCCATTTCGCTGGCCTTTATCTTCATCTATAAATTCAATGTTCCCGCACAGGATACACTTTCATTGTTGTGGGGCAGCCTGTTCGCCCTCAGCTGGCACGAGGTAATCGGCGTCATGGCCTTTTCAGGCCTTTTACTGGCTTTTCAGTTCCGTTACCGGAGAAAGCTCCGGGCGGTGTTTTTCGACCGCGAAATCGCCTTTTCTTCGGGTGTTAACGAGGAACGCCTGTACTACGCAATCATCCTGCTGACAGCCATTACCGTAGCTGCCGCCATGAAACTCATCGGCGCACTGTTACTTGACGCATTGCTACTCTTGCCGGCTCTTATCGCTTCGTTACATGCGAAAAGGATTACATGTTGA
- a CDS encoding 4Fe-4S dicluster domain-containing protein — translation MSKVDPKLAKDIAKYGAVDFSACYNCGNCTAVCNLTEENASFPRMMIRYSMLGMKEEILSSKELWMCYHCGDCSTTCPRQADPGELMAGLRRYAIAHYEPSGITRLIFKSNPFSILLTLVLATILGFFLMTLKPEFIVSRWIFSWMPYAVIHLMGLIAFSFTGLTALLGIVSMGRSLNRKQNADNASKTKKPIIQSIGEVLTEVGTMGRYQKCSTDEGEYWSTKPNLVRPWFVHWSIMWGFIGLLVATILDFLFKDPATAIWLPSRILGTVSGLPLIYGTSMAMFYRLTKPTKTYETTKLADWLFLVFLWLAGLTGFWMEVAVSFNLNETLDQVIFMVHTIISMELVILFAFSKFAHAVYRPIALYFLARNRK, via the coding sequence ATGTCAAAGGTAGATCCTAAGCTGGCAAAAGATATAGCAAAGTACGGGGCGGTCGATTTCAGCGCCTGCTACAACTGTGGTAATTGTACAGCCGTTTGTAACCTGACGGAAGAGAATGCCAGTTTTCCAAGAATGATGATTCGCTACAGTATGCTGGGAATGAAGGAAGAAATTCTGAGCAGCAAAGAACTCTGGATGTGTTATCACTGTGGTGATTGTTCTACAACCTGTCCGCGCCAGGCCGATCCGGGCGAATTAATGGCTGGTTTGCGTCGCTACGCCATTGCACATTACGAGCCTTCCGGCATTACAAGGCTCATTTTTAAAAGCAATCCTTTCTCCATCTTGCTGACCCTTGTTTTGGCTACGATACTCGGTTTTTTCCTGATGACGCTGAAACCGGAATTCATTGTTTCCCGCTGGATTTTCAGCTGGATGCCTTATGCCGTTATTCACCTGATGGGCCTGATTGCCTTTTCTTTTACGGGATTAACAGCTCTCTTGGGAATTGTAAGCATGGGCCGCAGTCTGAACCGAAAACAGAATGCGGACAACGCAAGTAAAACCAAAAAACCAATTATCCAATCAATTGGCGAGGTATTAACTGAGGTGGGAACAATGGGACGTTACCAAAAGTGTTCAACCGACGAAGGTGAATACTGGAGTACCAAACCCAACCTGGTTCGTCCGTGGTTTGTCCACTGGTCTATCATGTGGGGCTTTATCGGCTTGCTGGTAGCTACCATTCTCGACTTCCTGTTTAAGGATCCCGCAACTGCTATTTGGTTACCTTCCCGTATTCTGGGTACCGTTTCCGGACTGCCCCTGATCTACGGAACTTCGATGGCCATGTTTTATCGTCTTACGAAACCAACCAAAACATATGAGACTACAAAACTGGCAGATTGGTTATTCCTTGTTTTTCTATGGCTTGCCGGTCTGACTGGATTTTGGATGGAAGTAGCTGTTTCGTTTAATTTGAACGAAACGTTGGACCAGGTAATATTTATGGTGCATACCATCATTTCCATGGAACTGGTTATTTTGTTTGCCTTTTCCAAATTTGCACATGCGGTGTATCGACCAATTGCACTGTATTTTCTGGCCCGAAACAGAAAATAG
- a CDS encoding CoB--CoM heterodisulfide reductase iron-sulfur subunit A family protein, which translates to MKNKIGVYVCHCGGNISDVVDVNKVREEAEKIDGVAIAKHTIFACADSSQKEIAEDIKNLGLDGIVVASCSPKLHLFTFRAVAERAGLNPYNYVQANIREQSSWAHSDDKKGATEKAIALVRSAVERVSHSVAMEPVSISAKNITTIVGAGVAGMKAAIELADMGSQVYLIEKSHYVGGRTSQWGELFMPGETGKSVVSYLYQEVKKRQNINLFTGAELVSKKGSVGNFEIEVKITPRGIKKDAGTSGLEKAIQVCPVEVSDEFNFGITRRKALMNFHPGQFPEIASIDAANCTQCGKCAEISEAVDLNLAEERITLQTGSVMITTGFDPYEPEKSEFGYGDYDNVITLPQLERHLELNGKDLVINGKRIRSMAYIYCVGSRQPEGENKYCSRYCCTSAVHSAIKVREKVPGMTVYHINRGIRTYGKQEILYEQSSKNGDIYIQFNEDMFPEVSRNGKHTVVKVNDILTAGKELEIEPDLVVLVTGMVPRKDNAIGESLKIPRGRDKFYNEIHPKLRPVETTIDGVLIAGVCQGPKNITESVKSSLAAAAKTYSLLKREEITLEPIMASVDPDKCEVCDSCSTACPFGAFEFVEGNGKKVARVIESNCKGCGMCLPVCPTDAIELSGYTNAEIEGMIDALMESEY; encoded by the coding sequence ATGAAGAACAAAATTGGCGTATACGTTTGTCACTGTGGCGGTAATATTTCCGACGTTGTTGATGTCAACAAAGTCAGGGAAGAGGCCGAAAAGATTGACGGCGTTGCCATTGCCAAACATACCATTTTTGCCTGCGCCGATTCCTCCCAGAAGGAAATCGCGGAGGATATCAAAAACCTGGGACTCGATGGAATTGTCGTGGCTTCCTGCTCCCCAAAACTACACCTCTTTACTTTCCGTGCAGTTGCTGAACGGGCAGGATTGAACCCTTACAACTATGTTCAAGCAAATATCCGCGAGCAAAGTTCGTGGGCTCACTCCGATGATAAAAAGGGTGCCACCGAAAAGGCCATTGCACTGGTACGCTCTGCTGTAGAGCGGGTTTCTCACTCAGTAGCCATGGAACCGGTTTCCATTTCAGCAAAAAATATAACGACTATAGTGGGTGCCGGAGTGGCCGGAATGAAAGCAGCTATTGAACTGGCTGATATGGGCTCACAAGTATACCTGATTGAAAAATCGCACTATGTTGGTGGTCGTACTTCGCAATGGGGCGAACTTTTCATGCCAGGCGAAACAGGAAAATCAGTTGTATCATATCTTTACCAGGAAGTAAAGAAGCGTCAGAATATCAATCTGTTTACTGGTGCCGAACTTGTTTCCAAGAAGGGGAGTGTCGGTAACTTTGAGATTGAGGTGAAAATTACTCCGCGTGGCATAAAGAAAGATGCTGGTACTTCGGGACTGGAGAAAGCCATTCAGGTTTGTCCGGTGGAAGTTTCTGATGAATTTAACTTCGGCATCACCAGGCGGAAAGCCCTGATGAATTTTCATCCCGGTCAATTTCCGGAAATCGCCTCCATCGATGCTGCAAACTGTACCCAATGTGGTAAATGTGCTGAAATAAGCGAAGCCGTCGATTTGAACCTGGCAGAAGAGCGTATTACGCTGCAAACTGGCTCGGTCATGATTACCACCGGCTTTGACCCGTATGAACCGGAAAAATCAGAATTCGGTTACGGCGATTATGACAACGTCATCACATTACCACAACTGGAGCGTCACCTGGAACTTAACGGTAAGGATCTCGTGATTAACGGAAAGAGAATCCGGAGCATGGCGTACATCTATTGTGTCGGAAGTCGTCAGCCGGAAGGCGAAAACAAATATTGCTCACGTTACTGCTGCACCTCTGCTGTTCACAGTGCCATTAAAGTCCGCGAAAAAGTGCCCGGAATGACCGTTTATCATATCAACCGCGGTATTCGTACCTACGGAAAACAGGAGATCCTTTACGAACAGTCATCGAAAAACGGCGATATCTATATTCAGTTCAATGAAGATATGTTCCCGGAAGTTTCAAGGAATGGAAAGCATACGGTAGTTAAGGTAAATGATATCCTGACGGCTGGAAAAGAACTGGAGATTGAACCTGATTTGGTGGTTCTTGTCACCGGAATGGTCCCAAGGAAAGACAATGCAATTGGTGAGTCACTGAAGATTCCTCGCGGACGGGATAAATTTTACAACGAAATTCACCCGAAACTGCGCCCGGTGGAAACCACCATCGATGGTGTGCTGATTGCCGGCGTTTGTCAGGGGCCAAAGAATATTACCGAATCGGTGAAATCATCACTTGCGGCAGCAGCCAAAACATATTCGCTTTTGAAACGCGAAGAGATTACTCTCGAACCCATTATGGCAAGTGTTGACCCCGATAAATGTGAGGTATGCGACAGCTGTTCAACGGCCTGTCCATTTGGCGCTTTTGAGTTTGTGGAAGGAAACGGGAAAAAAGTAGCCCGTGTCATCGAATCAAATTGCAAAGGTTGCGGAATGTGCCTTCCGGTATGCCCGACCGATGCCATTGAGCTTTCCGGTTACACCAATGCCGAAATTGAAGGCATGATTGATGCCCTCATGGAAAGTGAATATTAA
- a CDS encoding CoB--CoM heterodisulfide reductase iron-sulfur subunit A family protein, translated as MENEVLTYDALVVGGGIAGEETALNLAKMDYKVLLVEKELSIGGKMILLSKVFPTLDCAACITTPKVSETARHPNITIFTGSEVKGIEKKGERNFEARILRNPRYVKEDACTGCQECELVCPVVVKDQYQYNLVGRKAVFVPFSIANPRIAAIDIENCSLCGACEKACPSDAIDFTQEPEEKTYQFKSVVVATGYKLFDPIKMPRYGYGKYKNIVTSMQMERELAPTRPFNTVLRPGDGKMPDNLAYVLCTGSRDHTVGNPICSQVCCMYSIKQAQLLLGSLPMADVTIYYLHIRSFGKGFNEFYETAKGMGVEFVKGKIGKISEKENGNLVLRYDDIDTGQVKEAEHDMVVLSVGILANDEIGPVFKTQKLEFDDYRYVKQVDELKRPAMTNIDGVYVAGAASGPMDIPDSILSAGAASSEAASYLAEVE; from the coding sequence ATGGAGAACGAAGTTTTAACATATGACGCACTGGTTGTTGGTGGCGGAATTGCCGGCGAGGAAACAGCGCTGAATTTGGCTAAGATGGACTATAAGGTCCTTCTGGTGGAGAAGGAACTCTCGATTGGCGGTAAAATGATTCTGCTGAGCAAGGTTTTTCCTACACTCGACTGTGCCGCGTGTATTACCACACCGAAAGTTTCGGAAACAGCACGTCATCCCAATATTACTATTTTTACCGGTAGCGAGGTAAAAGGAATTGAAAAGAAAGGCGAACGAAATTTTGAAGCTCGCATTTTACGCAATCCCCGTTATGTAAAAGAAGATGCCTGCACTGGTTGTCAGGAGTGCGAACTGGTTTGTCCGGTGGTGGTGAAGGATCAATATCAGTATAATCTTGTTGGCCGGAAGGCCGTGTTTGTACCCTTTAGCATTGCCAATCCGCGTATTGCTGCCATTGATATCGAGAACTGTTCGTTGTGTGGTGCCTGCGAAAAGGCTTGTCCGTCGGATGCCATCGACTTTACACAGGAGCCTGAGGAGAAGACGTATCAATTCAAAAGCGTAGTTGTGGCCACCGGATACAAACTTTTCGATCCCATTAAGATGCCGCGTTACGGTTACGGCAAATACAAAAATATTGTCACCTCTATGCAGATGGAGCGTGAATTGGCGCCCACACGTCCATTCAACACCGTATTGCGTCCCGGCGACGGGAAAATGCCCGATAACCTGGCATACGTTCTTTGTACCGGATCACGTGACCATACCGTGGGAAATCCCATTTGCTCGCAGGTTTGCTGCATGTATTCCATCAAGCAGGCCCAATTGTTATTGGGCTCTCTTCCCATGGCCGATGTAACCATATATTACCTGCACATTCGCTCGTTCGGTAAAGGGTTTAACGAATTCTACGAAACGGCAAAAGGCATGGGCGTTGAGTTTGTGAAGGGTAAAATTGGAAAAATTTCTGAAAAGGAGAATGGAAACCTCGTTCTGAGGTACGATGATATTGATACCGGTCAGGTAAAAGAGGCTGAACACGATATGGTGGTACTTTCGGTTGGTATTCTGGCTAACGACGAAATAGGACCGGTTTTCAAAACACAGAAACTGGAATTCGATGATTATCGCTATGTGAAGCAAGTTGATGAGCTAAAACGCCCGGCGATGACGAATATTGATGGTGTTTATGTGGCTGGAGCTGCGTCAGGACCGATGGATATTCCGGATTCGATCCTTTCCGCTGGCGCAGCATCATCTGAAGCAGCCAGTTACCTTGCAGAAGTTGAGTAA
- a CDS encoding hydrogenase iron-sulfur subunit, whose product MANKAPKILVFSTEKISDPAIDLAGLLKMHYPPTVYSISLRCSSSVKSRWIMRAFEQGFDGVFIAADGTDCSYGESCVDKTAAIISQTHEMMKAKGIEPARLKMAALCSVCAEPFVKHMKSFYKALSQTPA is encoded by the coding sequence ATGGCGAATAAAGCTCCTAAAATTTTAGTGTTTTCAACAGAAAAGATTTCCGACCCCGCGATTGATCTCGCGGGGTTGTTGAAAATGCACTACCCGCCAACTGTTTATTCCATTTCGTTAAGATGTTCCAGTTCGGTTAAATCGCGATGGATCATGCGCGCTTTCGAGCAGGGATTTGATGGTGTATTTATTGCAGCCGACGGAACCGATTGCTCTTACGGCGAAAGCTGTGTGGATAAAACGGCTGCCATTATTTCCCAAACACACGAAATGATGAAGGCAAAAGGGATTGAACCGGCCCGGCTAAAGATGGCGGCATTGTGCTCGGTGTGTGCCGAACCGTTTGTAAAACACATGAAATCTTTTTACAAAGCACTTTCCCAAACACCGGCGTAA
- a CDS encoding sulfurtransferase TusA family protein, translating into MSQEELTAIQADKVVDARGTACPGPLLAAKKAIAEITSGQVMEVLSADEGTKKDIPKWATKKGHEYMGTVEESGFFKIYLRKA; encoded by the coding sequence ATGTCACAAGAAGAATTAACTGCCATCCAGGCAGACAAAGTTGTTGATGCTCGGGGTACTGCGTGTCCCGGACCGCTGTTGGCTGCCAAAAAAGCCATCGCTGAAATCACTTCAGGTCAGGTAATGGAAGTATTGTCAGCTGACGAAGGTACCAAGAAGGATATTCCCAAATGGGCAACCAAAAAAGGCCATGAGTACATGGGAACCGTTGAAGAATCAGGCTTTTTCAAAATTTATCTGCGCAAAGCGTAA
- a CDS encoding DsrE/DsrF/DrsH-like family protein, with product MEEKILELERRIKQLEATKKKDQLSMVIFSGELDKLLAAMIIATGATAMDMEVKLFFTFWGLSALRDKKKRAQKKELTSKMFGAMLPKGTSEVKLSKMNMGGAGLAMLKSLMKKKNVASLDDLLKTAGELGVEINICEMSMGLMGFSKDEMIDYPGLNYCGVGTYLADAEESTVQLFI from the coding sequence GTGGAAGAGAAAATTTTAGAACTGGAACGTCGAATTAAGCAACTGGAAGCAACCAAAAAGAAGGATCAACTTTCAATGGTTATTTTTTCGGGAGAACTCGATAAGCTTCTGGCAGCAATGATTATTGCTACCGGCGCTACTGCTATGGATATGGAAGTAAAGCTTTTCTTTACCTTCTGGGGCCTTTCCGCTTTGCGCGACAAAAAGAAAAGAGCACAGAAAAAAGAACTGACATCCAAAATGTTCGGTGCCATGCTTCCTAAAGGAACTTCGGAAGTGAAACTTTCGAAAATGAATATGGGCGGAGCGGGTTTAGCCATGCTTAAGTCTTTGATGAAGAAAAAGAACGTTGCCTCTCTTGATGATTTGCTTAAAACAGCAGGCGAGTTGGGCGTCGAAATCAACATTTGTGAGATGTCGATGGGCCTAATGGGATTCAGTAAGGATGAAATGATTGATTATCCGGGACTGAATTACTGCGGTGTGGGAACCTATCTCGCTGACGCGGAAGAGAGTACTGTTCAGTTATTCATATAA
- a CDS encoding DsrE family protein: MPKRMTLALFSGSIDKLTAAGIVLTGAAADDMDIDVYVLLQGARAFRKDIATDATKLEMAENPQLKHEFLDSLKALNVNPWLEFFRDAKEISNVKIHVCGLAGKIWGAEKLEDFNELVDDIVGISEYITAAQESDVHLFI; this comes from the coding sequence ATGCCTAAAAGAATGACCCTGGCGCTTTTTTCCGGAAGCATCGATAAGCTCACTGCAGCTGGGATAGTACTGACGGGTGCAGCCGCCGATGACATGGATATCGATGTTTATGTGCTTCTACAAGGGGCACGTGCATTCAGAAAAGATATTGCTACAGATGCAACCAAACTGGAAATGGCCGAAAATCCTCAGCTGAAACATGAGTTTTTGGATTCGTTGAAAGCACTGAATGTGAATCCCTGGCTGGAGTTCTTTCGCGATGCAAAAGAGATTTCGAACGTGAAAATTCATGTTTGCGGTTTGGCCGGAAAAATATGGGGCGCCGAAAAATTGGAGGATTTTAATGAATTAGTTGATGATATCGTGGGTATCAGCGAATACATTACTGCAGCCCAGGAATCAGACGTACATTTATTCATCTAA
- a CDS encoding Crp/Fnr family transcriptional regulator, with amino-acid sequence MNQCLCQNCKIRSAAANYLSLDELDLLGKRSVEVEFEKDEVIFKQDAFSTNIVYLREGLVKLTMRGHNREQILKIVKAPTYMGIPTTLGDKINNYSAIALTDVACCFIDRSTFKDFVETNGKFAYEILTVLSKFELHQFHRCANHIQTQVTGRVAGMLLDFSRNLYQSNHFQLSLTRNDLADLLGTSRETISRILTDFVMDKLIEVKGKDITILNDERLEKINLAG; translated from the coding sequence ATGAACCAATGTTTGTGCCAGAATTGTAAAATACGTTCGGCAGCAGCAAATTACCTCTCGTTAGACGAGCTTGATCTGCTGGGGAAACGGAGTGTTGAAGTGGAGTTCGAAAAGGATGAGGTCATTTTTAAACAGGATGCTTTTTCGACCAATATTGTTTATCTGCGTGAAGGACTCGTCAAACTGACCATGCGGGGACACAATCGCGAACAGATTCTCAAAATTGTGAAAGCCCCAACATACATGGGGATCCCTACCACACTGGGCGACAAAATCAACAATTACTCCGCTATTGCTTTGACCGATGTCGCCTGTTGCTTCATCGATCGATCCACATTTAAAGATTTTGTTGAAACAAATGGTAAGTTTGCATATGAAATCCTGACCGTACTCAGTAAATTTGAGTTGCATCAATTTCATCGATGTGCCAACCATATACAGACGCAAGTCACTGGCCGGGTTGCCGGTATGTTACTCGATTTTTCCCGGAACCTTTACCAAAGCAATCACTTCCAGTTAAGCCTGACCCGTAATGATTTGGCTGATCTATTAGGAACTTCCCGGGAAACCATCAGCCGGATATTAACTGATTTTGTGATGGATAAGCTGATTGAAGTCAAAGGAAAAGATATCACTATTCTGAATGACGAACGGTTGGAGAAAATCAACCTGGCCGGATAA